A genomic stretch from Solenopsis invicta isolate M01_SB chromosome 15, UNIL_Sinv_3.0, whole genome shotgun sequence includes:
- the LOC120359659 gene encoding pre-mRNA-splicing factor CWC22 homolog — MKRLHSRRDEEESEEHYRKRKNYKRGDEEFRHNDDHGSSRRNGGQCGSRRENDHRGDDHRSRRYNDERGDARDSDGEAGGKREEIGSRYYGDSDKARENPAENAKQKRAANLLTSKTGGAYIPLAKLLMLQAEITDKSGATYQRIAWEALKKSIHGYINKVNTSNIGIITRELLRQNIVRGRGLLARSIIQAQAASPMFTPVYAALTAVINSKFPNIGELVLTRLVLQFKRGFKRNDKPLCISSGTFIAHLVNQHVAYEIIVLEILTLLLETPTDDSVEVAIALLKESGMKVRGFSRRGIEAIFETLRNILHEGQLDKRVQYMIEVIFQIRKDGFKDHEAVPEELDLVEEENQITHLIKLDDEINAQGILNVFKFDPDYLATEEKYKQLCKEILCSDIGGSNIGDDEDGEEESSDEEGGMEQAEEKEGVIVDKTETNLIALRRDIYLTISSSNVFEECAHKLLKMQLKPGQEIELCHMVLDCCAEKRTYEKFFGLLAGRFCAINKVYVRRFEQIFRDSYQTIHRLDTNKLRNVSKFFAHLLFTDSISWSVLSCIKLNEENTTSSNRIFIKILFQELSEYMGLAKLNGRVKDITLQEVFEGLFPRNDPKNTRFAINFFTSIGLGGLTDDLRERLKSHPKPVAVCRS; from the coding sequence ATGAAGAGATTGCATTCGCGAAGAGACGAGGAGGAGAGCGAGGAACACTATCGCAAGCGCAAGAATTACAAGCGTGGCGACGAGGAGTTCAGGCATAACGATGATCATGGAAGTTCCAGACGTAACGGCGGTCAGTGCGGCTCCAGACGTGAAAACGATCATCGGGGTGACGATCACAGAAGTCGTAGATATAACGACGAGCGTGGAGATGCCAGGGACAGCGACGGCGAAGCGGGCGGCAAGCGGGAGGAGATTGGCAGCCGCTACTACGGGGATTCGGACAAGGCGCGAGAAAACCCAGCGGAGAACGCCAAGCAGAAGCGAGCGGCAAATCTTTTGACGTCGAAGACGGGAGGCGCGTACATCCCGCTTGCCAAGTTGCTTATGCTTCAAGCGGAAATCACCGACAAGTCGGGAGCCACTTACCAGCGCATCGCATGGGAAGCACTAAAGAAGTCCATCCATGGATACATTAACAAGGTTAACACCAGTAATATCGGGATCATAACGCGGGAGTTGCTGCGCCAGAATATTGTCCGTGGTAGAGGTTTGTTAGCACGGTCTATCATTCAGGCGCAAGCCGCGTCACCGATGTTCACGCCAGTTTATGCAGCACTGACGGCTGTAATAAATTCCAAGTTTCCTAACATAGGTGAACTAGTGCTGACGCGACTTGTATTACAGTTCAAGCGTGGATTTAAGAGGAATGATAAGCCTTTGTGTATATCCTCGGGAACTTTTATAGCACATTTAGTTAATCAGCATGTAGCTTATGAGATCATTGTTTTGGAGATCTTGACTCTGCTGTTGGAAACGCCGACGGACGATTCCGTCGAAGTGGCCATAGCGCTTTTGAAGGAAAGCGGAATGAAAGTGAGAGGGTTTTCGCGAAGAGGTATCGAGGCCATCTTTGAAACGCTGAGGAACATACTGCACGAGGGACAATTAGACAAGCGAGTCCAGtatatgatagaagttatattCCAGATCAGGAAAGATGGATTTAAAGATCACGAGGCTGTGCCAGAGGAACTGGATCTTGTGGAGGAGGAAAATCAAATAACgcatttgataaaattagatGACGAAATAAACGCGCAAGGTATATTAAATGTGTTCAAGTTCGATCCAGACTATCTTGCCACCGAAGAGAAGTATAAACAACTGTGTAAAGAAATTCTTTGCTCGGACATCGGTGGCTCGAACATCGGCGACGACGAGGATGGAGAAGAGGAGAGCTCGGACGAGGAAGGTGGCATGGAACAAGCCGAGGAAAAGGAAGGAGTGATAGTCGATAAAACGGAAACGAATCTGATCGCGCTTCGACGAGATATATATCTGACTATAAGCTCGTCGAACGTTTTCGAAGAGTGCGCGCATAAGTTGCTGAAAATGCAACTTAAACCTGGGCAGGAGATCGAGTTATGTCACATGGTTTTGGACTGTTGCGCGGAGAAGCGAACGTATGAGAAGTTCTTCGGCCTTTTGGCCGGTCGGTTTTGCGcaattaataaagtatatgtGAGGCGATTTGAGCAAATTTTTAGGGATTCCTATCAAACAATACACCGTCTCGACACCAACAAATTGCGGAATGTGTCAAAGTTCTTCGCACATTTACTGTTCACAGACTCAATATCGTGGAGCGTTCTGTCGTGCATAAAACTGAACGAGGAGAACACCACGAGTTCCAACAGAATATTCATCAAGATTCTGTTTCAGGAGCTGTCTGAATACATGGGTCTAGCGAAGCTAAATGGACGAGTTAAAGACATTACGTTGCAAGAGGTGTTTGAAGGACTATTTCCCAGAAACGACCCGAAGAACACACGTTTCGCAATCAACTTCTTCACGTCGATCGGCTTGGGTGGTTTGACGGATGATTTGAGAGAACGTTTGAAGTCCCATCCAAAGCCAGTTGCTGTGTGCCGGTCTTAA